Proteins encoded together in one Euzebya rosea window:
- the uvrA gene encoding excinuclease ABC subunit UvrA — protein MTFDPTDPYVHVRGAREHNLKHVDVDLPRDAMVAFTGVSGSGKSSLAFGTLYAEAQRRYFESVAPYARRLLQQTGAPHVEEITGLPPAVALQQRRGAPSSRSTVGTLTTLSNLVRMLYSRAGTYPEGAERLEAESFSPNTTAGACPRCGGLGVDHDVAEDLMVPDPSLTIREGAIAAWPGAWQGKNLLRITKAVGIDVDTPWRDLAEEDRDWLLYTDEQPKVLIRRRGEPDDSTGRDYHGTFSSARRHVRHTLANTKSQMMRDKVLAFVRSTTCAACDGTGLQAESLEVTFGGLTIAETNALSFTELVKVLRPVAELVEVDVATSTADSGEQTEVAVRLCTDLLARVQVLLDLGLGYLSMGRVSTTLSPGETQRLRIATQLRSGLFGVVYVLDEPSAGLHPADAEPLLEVLRQLKASGNSLFVVEHDMDVVGQADWVVDIGPLAGEGGGQVLYSGPVAGLEAMEESATAAYLFGRAERVEGHGREPGGWLHLRGISRHNLVDLDVDVPLCVMTAVTGVSGSGKSTLVSQVLAELVRRHLGQAPDDAEDVELHLDVEDAEGLGSFDRLVRVDQRPIGRTPRSNLATYTGLFDAVRKLYADLPESRARGYSAGRFSFNVAEGRCDTCQGEGFVEVELLFLPGTYAPCPTCHGARYDAETLEITHRGQSVADVLAMSVDEAAEFLADVPAASRSLRTLQDVGLGYLRLGQPATELSGGEAQRIKLATELQRARRGHALYLLDEPTSGLHPADVALLLQQLHRLVDAGNTVVLVEHDLDAIATADHVIDLGPGGGDEGGRVVATGTPEEVSRATGSATAPYLARRLDRRATATPRS, from the coding sequence ATGACCTTCGACCCGACCGATCCGTACGTCCACGTCCGAGGCGCGCGCGAGCACAACCTCAAGCACGTCGACGTCGACCTGCCCCGCGACGCGATGGTCGCCTTCACCGGCGTGTCGGGGTCGGGGAAGTCCTCGCTGGCCTTCGGCACCCTCTACGCCGAGGCGCAGCGCCGCTACTTCGAGTCCGTCGCACCCTACGCCCGGCGGCTGCTGCAGCAGACCGGTGCCCCGCACGTGGAGGAGATCACCGGCCTGCCTCCGGCCGTGGCGCTGCAGCAACGCCGCGGCGCCCCGAGCTCGCGATCGACCGTCGGGACGCTGACGACCCTGTCGAACCTGGTCCGGATGCTGTACTCGCGCGCCGGCACCTACCCCGAGGGCGCCGAGCGGCTGGAGGCCGAGTCGTTCTCGCCCAACACCACCGCCGGGGCGTGCCCGCGGTGCGGCGGACTGGGCGTGGACCACGACGTCGCCGAGGACCTGATGGTCCCCGACCCCTCCCTGACCATCCGCGAGGGGGCGATCGCCGCCTGGCCCGGCGCATGGCAGGGCAAGAACCTGCTGCGCATCACCAAGGCGGTGGGCATCGACGTCGACACCCCGTGGAGGGACCTGGCCGAGGAGGACCGCGACTGGCTGCTGTACACCGACGAGCAGCCGAAGGTGCTGATCCGGCGGCGCGGCGAACCCGATGACTCCACTGGCCGTGACTACCACGGCACCTTCTCCAGCGCCCGCCGGCACGTGCGCCACACGCTGGCCAACACCAAGAGCCAGATGATGCGCGACAAGGTCCTGGCCTTCGTGCGGAGCACCACCTGCGCGGCGTGCGACGGCACCGGGCTGCAGGCCGAATCGCTGGAGGTCACCTTCGGCGGGCTGACGATCGCGGAGACGAACGCCCTGTCGTTCACCGAGCTGGTCAAGGTGCTGCGCCCGGTGGCCGAGCTGGTCGAGGTCGACGTCGCCACCTCCACCGCCGACTCCGGCGAGCAGACCGAGGTCGCCGTGCGGCTGTGCACCGACCTGCTGGCCCGCGTGCAGGTCCTGCTGGACCTGGGGTTGGGGTACCTGTCGATGGGGCGGGTCTCCACGACGTTGTCGCCCGGTGAGACGCAGCGGCTGCGGATCGCAACCCAGCTGCGCTCGGGGCTGTTCGGCGTCGTCTACGTGCTGGACGAACCCTCCGCCGGGCTGCACCCCGCCGACGCCGAGCCGTTGTTGGAGGTCCTGCGGCAGCTGAAGGCGTCGGGCAACTCGTTGTTCGTCGTCGAGCACGACATGGACGTGGTCGGGCAGGCCGACTGGGTCGTCGACATCGGGCCGCTCGCCGGGGAGGGCGGTGGGCAGGTGCTGTACTCCGGACCGGTCGCGGGGCTGGAGGCGATGGAGGAGTCCGCCACCGCCGCGTACCTGTTCGGCCGCGCCGAGCGGGTCGAGGGGCACGGCCGCGAACCGGGCGGGTGGCTGCACCTGCGTGGGATCAGCCGGCACAACCTGGTCGACCTCGACGTGGACGTACCCCTGTGCGTCATGACCGCGGTGACGGGCGTGTCGGGGTCGGGCAAGTCGACGCTGGTCAGCCAGGTGCTCGCCGAGCTGGTCCGCCGCCACCTGGGCCAGGCGCCCGACGACGCCGAGGACGTCGAGCTGCACCTCGACGTCGAGGATGCGGAGGGGCTGGGGTCCTTCGATCGGCTCGTGCGGGTCGACCAACGACCGATCGGGCGGACACCCCGGTCGAACCTGGCGACCTACACGGGGCTGTTCGACGCCGTCCGCAAGCTGTACGCCGACCTGCCCGAGTCGAGGGCGCGCGGCTACTCGGCCGGCCGCTTCTCCTTCAACGTCGCCGAGGGGCGCTGCGACACCTGCCAGGGCGAGGGGTTCGTGGAGGTCGAGCTGCTGTTCCTGCCCGGCACCTACGCGCCGTGCCCGACCTGCCACGGCGCCCGCTACGACGCCGAGACGCTGGAGATCACCCACCGCGGGCAGAGCGTCGCCGACGTGCTGGCGATGTCGGTCGACGAGGCCGCCGAGTTCCTGGCCGACGTACCCGCCGCCTCCCGCAGCCTGCGGACGCTCCAGGACGTCGGGCTCGGGTACCTCCGGCTCGGCCAGCCCGCCACCGAGCTGAGCGGTGGCGAGGCACAGCGGATCAAGCTGGCCACCGAGCTGCAGCGCGCCCGTCGCGGGCATGCGCTGTACCTGCTGGACGAGCCGACGTCCGGGCTGCACCCGGCGGACGTGGCGCTGCTGCTGCAGCAGCTGCACCGGCTGGTCGACGCCGGCAACACCGTCGTCCTGGTCGAGCACGACCTGGACGCCATCGCCACCGCCGACCACGTCATCGACCTGGGTCCCGGTGGCGGCGACGAGGGCGGCCGCGTGGTCGCCACGGGCACACCGGAGGAGGTGTCCCGGGCGACGGGCAGCGCGACCGCCCCCTACCTGGCCCGACGGCTGGACCGCCGGGCCACTGCTACTCCACGATCGTGA
- the fbaA gene encoding class II fructose-bisphosphate aldolase: protein MPIATPESYAAMLDRAKSGGFAYPAINVTSSQTLSAALAGLAEAGSDGILQVSTGGAGYWSGGSRNDMVVGGLAFAACARELAAQYPIEVALHTDHCPPDKLDGFVKPLLAISRERVEAGGLPLFQSHMWDGSAVPLAENLRIGAELLEACAAANIILEVEVGVVGGEEDGVVAEINEQLYTSPQDYLDTVAALGVGEKGRYLLAATFGNVHGVYKPGNVTLRPEILAEGQRVAAEHLGQPDGAKPFDLVFHGGSGSDPADIAAAISHGVVKMNIDTDTQYAFARPVADHMFRNYDGVLKVDGEVGNKKVYDPRVWGRAAETSMAARVAQACADLGSAGKSPSA from the coding sequence ATGCCCATCGCCACGCCCGAGTCCTACGCCGCCATGCTCGACCGCGCCAAGTCCGGCGGGTTCGCCTACCCGGCCATCAACGTGACGTCGTCACAGACGCTCAGCGCGGCGCTGGCCGGGCTGGCCGAGGCCGGCAGCGACGGCATCCTGCAGGTGTCGACCGGTGGGGCCGGCTACTGGTCCGGCGGCAGCCGCAACGACATGGTCGTCGGCGGCCTGGCCTTCGCGGCCTGCGCCAGGGAGCTCGCGGCGCAGTACCCGATCGAGGTGGCGCTGCACACCGACCACTGCCCGCCGGACAAGCTGGACGGCTTCGTCAAGCCGCTCCTGGCGATCAGCCGCGAACGTGTGGAGGCGGGCGGCCTGCCGCTGTTCCAGAGCCACATGTGGGACGGGTCCGCCGTGCCGCTCGCGGAGAACCTGCGCATCGGCGCCGAGCTGCTGGAGGCCTGCGCGGCCGCCAACATCATCCTCGAGGTCGAGGTCGGTGTCGTCGGCGGCGAGGAGGACGGGGTCGTCGCGGAGATCAACGAGCAGCTCTACACCTCCCCCCAGGACTACCTGGACACCGTCGCCGCCCTCGGCGTCGGCGAGAAGGGCCGCTACCTGCTGGCCGCCACCTTCGGCAACGTGCACGGCGTCTACAAGCCCGGCAACGTCACCCTCCGGCCGGAGATCCTCGCCGAGGGGCAACGGGTCGCCGCCGAGCACCTCGGCCAGCCCGACGGCGCCAAGCCGTTCGACCTGGTCTTCCACGGTGGGTCGGGGTCCGACCCCGCCGACATCGCCGCCGCGATCAGCCATGGTGTGGTGAAGATGAACATCGACACCGACACCCAGTACGCGTTCGCCCGGCCGGTGGCCGACCACATGTTCCGCAACTACGACGGCGTCCTGAAGGTCGACGGCGAGGTCGGCAACAAGAAGGTCTACGACCCCCGCGTGTGGGGCCGTGCGGCGGAGACGAGCATGGCTGCCCGGGTGGCCCAGGCCTGCGCCGACCTCGGCTCGGCGGGCAAGAGCCCGTCCGCCTGA
- a CDS encoding neutral/alkaline non-lysosomal ceramidase N-terminal domain-containing protein, which produces MAVLPTIRLRRLLSTIAITAVVATPAAALVTPAFDADRIVRPPVLTDIGSGTTLDNDTSEGPAAPLRAGAAEGLLRVPVGTPLGGYLRPPVGGELFGEQTPAHYTDLSPGFSEDGTPIVHVPDEARAGHSPFATISPPSRGYHDALTAKAIALFDGTDWSVLVKTDTIGSLDELTLAVAQRVLDRTGIDVADGLVLTATHSHHGPGAVAGDSVRYFWAAMDVFQPEVLDRLVNDVADVVVDAVTDTVPARIGHTMGADTHRDSLNSFRRPRDPWDAARVAQQDAFRRRLGVITIDHIDAATGQPVAPLAVVMNFAAHGIMFDVENHFFSGGAPAAAERYVESTHDTPVVAMFVQSASGDVSPRADRDGRGRPTLQRIERFGELLGRQVRALADGIDTWQTAPDIEVASQRILLDRDALGYTGDEYPHEWGAVQCNNADTAVLEGVASDRNCVPAPAPDAWDLADNGHAENGSFVPLDTRVTVADIGDLRLITQPGEPLVEQGLRLVEASSTDPADTFVVGYAQDHVGYILPDSRADWLMGRVEGTTTFWGWRQGGRILDATVAVMAALDGTAAMPADELEVSYVQRPWVPAAAAPAPRPGRVVTQPTDVARFDSTTFRFEGGDPVVDLPTVVLERLDADGGWVAADVRGGRPLDRPFEYALTYRLSGDAHLWVVDFEAPKDWPAGTYRFTAAGATGVLAGTYEVASAPFDVQPADTLQVLEVTRDGDTVTARLAYTPVPTNRRLLDADLPADRPAPVRTGTATFEGAAGVAVDSAPEIVEVDANTIHAIFRVTLPGTDLPTVTGVDAWGNRTG; this is translated from the coding sequence ATGGCCGTGTTGCCGACCATCCGCCTGCGCCGACTGCTGTCGACCATCGCCATCACCGCCGTCGTGGCCACCCCTGCGGCGGCGCTGGTGACGCCCGCGTTCGACGCCGACCGGATCGTGCGACCACCCGTCCTGACCGACATCGGATCCGGCACGACGCTGGACAACGACACCTCGGAGGGGCCGGCCGCGCCGCTTCGGGCCGGCGCGGCCGAGGGGCTGCTGCGGGTGCCCGTCGGGACGCCGCTCGGGGGATACCTGCGCCCGCCGGTCGGCGGTGAGCTGTTCGGCGAGCAGACACCTGCCCACTACACCGACCTGTCGCCCGGCTTCTCCGAGGACGGCACCCCGATCGTGCACGTCCCCGACGAGGCCCGTGCCGGCCACTCGCCGTTCGCGACCATCTCCCCGCCCAGCCGCGGCTACCACGACGCCCTGACCGCCAAGGCCATCGCGCTGTTCGACGGCACCGACTGGAGCGTCCTGGTCAAGACCGACACCATCGGCAGCCTCGACGAGCTGACCCTCGCCGTCGCCCAGCGGGTGCTGGACCGCACCGGCATCGACGTCGCCGACGGGCTGGTCCTGACCGCCACCCACTCCCACCACGGTCCGGGTGCCGTCGCCGGTGACAGCGTCCGCTACTTCTGGGCGGCCATGGACGTGTTCCAGCCCGAGGTGCTGGACCGGCTCGTCAACGACGTGGCCGACGTCGTCGTGGACGCCGTCACCGACACCGTGCCGGCCCGCATCGGCCACACCATGGGCGCTGACACCCACCGCGACTCGCTGAACTCCTTCCGCCGGCCCCGCGACCCGTGGGACGCCGCCCGTGTCGCGCAGCAGGATGCGTTCCGACGACGCCTCGGGGTCATCACGATCGACCACATCGACGCCGCCACGGGGCAGCCCGTCGCCCCCCTCGCCGTCGTCATGAACTTCGCGGCGCACGGGATCATGTTCGACGTCGAGAACCACTTCTTCTCCGGCGGGGCCCCCGCCGCCGCCGAGCGGTACGTCGAGTCGACCCACGACACGCCCGTCGTGGCCATGTTCGTGCAGTCGGCGTCGGGCGACGTGAGCCCCCGGGCGGACCGAGACGGACGCGGGCGTCCGACGCTGCAGCGCATCGAACGGTTCGGGGAGTTGCTCGGCCGGCAGGTCCGCGCCCTCGCCGACGGCATCGACACCTGGCAGACCGCCCCCGACATCGAGGTCGCCAGCCAGCGGATCCTGCTGGACCGCGACGCGCTGGGCTACACCGGCGACGAGTACCCCCACGAGTGGGGTGCCGTGCAGTGCAACAACGCCGACACCGCAGTGCTCGAGGGCGTCGCGAGCGACCGCAACTGCGTCCCCGCGCCCGCACCCGACGCGTGGGACCTGGCCGACAACGGCCACGCCGAGAACGGCTCGTTCGTGCCGCTGGACACCCGCGTCACCGTCGCCGACATCGGTGACCTGCGGCTGATCACCCAGCCCGGCGAGCCGCTGGTCGAGCAGGGCCTCCGCCTGGTCGAGGCGTCCTCCACCGATCCGGCCGACACCTTCGTCGTCGGGTACGCCCAGGACCACGTCGGCTACATCCTCCCCGACAGCCGAGCCGACTGGCTGATGGGCCGCGTGGAGGGCACCACGACCTTCTGGGGCTGGAGGCAGGGCGGCCGGATCCTCGACGCCACCGTCGCCGTGATGGCCGCGCTGGATGGCACCGCCGCCATGCCGGCCGACGAGCTGGAGGTCAGCTACGTCCAACGTCCCTGGGTGCCCGCAGCCGCCGCCCCCGCACCCCGCCCCGGACGGGTCGTCACCCAGCCCACGGACGTGGCCCGGTTCGACTCGACCACCTTCCGCTTCGAGGGGGGCGACCCGGTGGTGGACCTGCCGACGGTCGTGCTGGAACGACTGGACGCCGACGGTGGGTGGGTCGCGGCCGACGTCCGTGGTGGACGACCGCTGGACCGCCCGTTCGAGTACGCGCTGACCTACCGGTTGTCCGGTGACGCCCACCTCTGGGTGGTCGACTTCGAGGCTCCGAAGGACTGGCCGGCGGGGACCTACCGATTCACCGCCGCCGGGGCGACCGGGGTGCTCGCCGGGACCTACGAGGTGGCCTCCGCTCCCTTCGACGTGCAGCCCGCCGACACCCTCCAGGTGCTCGAGGTGACCCGCGACGGTGACACCGTGACTGCCCGGCTGGCCTACACCCCGGTCCCGACCAACCGACGGCTGCTCGACGCGGACCTGCCCGCGGACCGGCCGGCACCGGTCCGGACCGGCACGGCGACCTTCGAGGGCGCCGCCGGCGTGGCGGTCGACTCGGCTCCCGAGATCGTGGAGGTCGACGCCAACACCATCCACGCGATCTTCCGGGTCACCCTGCCGGGCACGGACCTGCCGACCGTCACCGGCGTCGACGCCTGGGGCAACCGCACCGGCTGA